Proteins found in one Aethina tumida isolate Nest 87 chromosome 1, icAetTumi1.1, whole genome shotgun sequence genomic segment:
- the LOC109596916 gene encoding adult enhancer factor 1: protein MNFPPFSGHFSTAIPTIHQFAAKFQDATSLCPTEPSNNRYTANGVPSFTQHHPATQQQILAASTAKYPTGNYQMNQTVYGNSSAVRQEKRASVYEQDLAQELCSVMLQQDKQHNTEKTKVQSQQQESTQQQQQQQQQQLQQQPMTTWQSLTTPSTVADYLSHLPASTLPLSLHHFLKYSAETIKKETQQQNQLIINQSQNESNLNLLHGNSSLSTVNVSQLQVPSQTKKKKKKKPEKEKKPRPKPGEIRLTTALDGSTLYCCPECHMAYPEKELLEQHLVGHTLERRFVCDICGAGLKRKDHLTRHKQSHNPERPYVCTVCLKAFKRKEQLTLHFVIHSGEKRHVCTECGKGFYRKDHLRKHTRSHIARRVKAELSQQGQTVHLAGSLMS from the exons ATGAACTTTCCGCCGTTCAGCGGCCACTTTTCAACCGCCATCCCGACTATCCATCAGTTTGCCGCTAAATTCCAAGATGCCACCTCTCTATGTCCTACCGAACCGTCGAACAATCGCTACACCGCAAACGGCGTGCCCTCCTTCACTCAACATCATCCAGCAACCCAGCAACAAATACTCGCCGCTTCCACCGCCAAATATCCCACGGGAAACTATCAAATGAATCAGACAGTTTATGGGAACTCATCGGCAGTGAGACAAGAGAAACGGGCGAGTGTTTATGAGCAGGATCTGGCTCAGGAATTGTGCTCCGTAATGTTGCAGCAGGACAAACAACACAATACTGAAAAG ACAAAAGTACAGTCACAACAACAAGAATCaacacaacaacaacagcagcagcaacaacaacaattacaACAACAGCCAATGACAACCTGGCAATCATTAACAACCCCCTCAACGGTTGCAGATTATTTATCTCACCTTCCTGCTTCAACTTTACCGCTAAGTCTCCATCATTTTTTGAAGTATTCCgctgaaactattaaaaaagaaacgcAACAACAAAACCAACTGATCATAAATCaatctcaaaatgaaagtaactTGAACTTGTTACACGGTAATTCAAGTTTGTCAACAGTGAACGTATCACAATTACAAGTCCCAAGTCAAacgaagaaaaaaaagaaaaagaagccAGAAAAAGAGAAGAAACCGCGACCAAAACCTGGAGAAATTCGTCTAACAACCGCTCTGGACGGTTCGACACTTTACTGTTGTCCCGAGTGCCACATGGCTTATCCTGAAAAGGAACTTCTGGAACAACATCTTGTAGGACACACATTAGAACGTCGTTTCGTCTGCGACATTTGCGGTGCCGGTCTCAAACGCAAGGACCATCTTACGAGACACAAACAATCCCACAATCCCGAACGTCCTTACGTTTGCACTGTTTGTCTGAAAGCTTTTAAACGCAAAGAGCAGCTCACTCTCCATTTCGTGATTCACTCCGGCGAGAAGAGGCACGTGTGTACCGAATGTGGGAAGGGATTTTATAGGAAAGATCATTTAAGGAAACACACCAGGAGTCACATCGCAAGAAGGGTGAAGGCGGAATTGAGTCAACAGGGGCAGACTGTTCATTTGGCGGGCTCCCTCATGTCTTAA